TCCAGCGTGACGGTGCCGGCGTCCGGGCGGTCGAGGCCGCCGATCACGTTGAGCAGGGTGGTCTTGCCGGAGCCGGAGCGGCCGACCAGGGCGACCATGGTGCCCGGCTCGACGTCGAAGGAGACGTCGCGCAGGGCGTGCACGGCGGTGGGGCCGGCGCCGAAGGTGCGGCTGACCTGGCGTACGGAAAGAATCGGGTTTGTCATTGAAGGTCCTGGTCCGGGTGGATCTGCACGTGGGTGGACTCCAGCGCGAGCCGCACCCGGCGGGTCAGCTGGAGCGCGTCGCGATACTCCCGGGGGATCTGGACCCGGCCGGCCCGGTCCATCACGGCGTACTCCTCGGCGATCACGTGGGTGTCGCCGTCCTCGGTGGTCGCGGTCCGGCGCAGCACCTCGCTGCTGGTCCGCCCGTCCCGGATCGCCACGGTCCGCTCCACCTGCCCGCTGACCTCGGCGTCGTGGGTGACCACCACGACGGTCACGCCGTAGCGCTGGTTCACGTCGCGCAGCGCCCCGAACACCTCGGCCGAGGTGGCGGTGTCCAGCTCGCCGGTGGGCTCGTCGGCGAAGAGCACGTGCGGCCGGTTCGCCAGGGCCACCGCGATCGCCACCCGCTGCTGCTGCCCGCCGGACATCTGCGCGGGTCTGCGGTCCGCGCAGTCGGTCACGCCGAGCGCGTCGAGCAGTTCCTCGGTGCGCTCGCGGCGCTGTTTCGCGGGCTTGCGGGCGGCCACCATCGGCAGGTCGATCACCTGCCTCGAGGTCAGGTAGGGCACCAGGTTGCTGGCGGTCTGCTGCCGCACGAACCCGACGGTCTGCCGCCGGTAGCGCACCCGGTCGGCGCGCGACATGCTGAGCAGATCCCAGTCCTCGACCCGGGCCTTCCCGGCGGTCGGCGCGTCGATGCCGGCCAGAATGGACAGCAGGGTCGACTTCCCGGACCCGGAGGCGCCCACCACGGCGACCATCTCGCCCCGGTTCACCACCAGGTCGAGCCCCTGCAACGCCTGCACCTCGATCGACGGCCACCAGCCGCGGGTCGCCGAGCCGCAGCCGCAGCTGCTCCCAGGCGTGCTCGTCGGGCCACGACCGCGGGTCCTCGCCGGGCTGATATTGCAGGTAGAAACGGCTGGCGTGCGGGCCGCGCGCGAACTGGGCGGCGAAACCGTGCCGGCTGACCCCCATCAACGGATACCGCGGCGGCGGGGCGTCGGCCAGCACCGTGTACCACCCGATGCCGTGGTCGAAGCTGTACGTCTCGAGCGCCCCGGCCGGGATGCTGCGCCGGCTCACCCCGTGGAAGCCGTCGCACCCCGCGAGGTAGGCGGCGCCCAGCTCGCCGCCGTCGTAGGTGACCCGCGGCTGCGGCCCGTCCAGGTCGTGCAGGGTCACGCCGGCGGCCCCGAAGCGCAGGTCACCGCCGCCCTCCAGGAACGCGGCGATCAGCCGGCGGACCAGCATCTGCTGCGGCACGAGACGGCTGGGGCGGCCACCCGCCAGGGCCGGGGTGTCCAGGAACCGGGGCACGCCCTCGGTCCGGATCTCCATCAGGGTCTCCACCGGGCCGTCACCGACGATCCGGTCGGCCAGCCCGTACTCCTCGAAGATCCGCCCGGCGTGGTGGTCGATGATCCCGGCCCGCTGCCGGTCCTCGACGTAGGAGCGGTCGCGCATCTCCAGGACGACGCAGTCGACGCCGGAACGCTGCAACAGGTTGGCCAGGGTCAGACCGGCCGGCCCCGCCCCGATGATCGCCACGGTGGTCTCGTCACGCATCCGGCCATTGTGGAGCAACGCATTGCGGAAAGGCCACCGCCGCATTGGCGGTGGCCCCCGGAAAATGCTTTTACGCGAGCTCGCGCAGGATACCGACGATGTATTTCTGGTCGTCGTCGGTGATTTTGTGGTGCAACGGCAGGATCAGCGAGTCGCGGGTGATTTGCTCGGTCACCGGCAACGGCGCCGCAGTGACGTCCGCGTATGCCGGCTCCAGGTGTGCCGCCATGATGCCGCGCCGCGCCGAGACGCCACGTTTCGCCAGCTCGGCGAGGACCTCGTCGCGGTCGGTGCGATAGTCCGGAGTGAGCAGCACCCAGAACGACTGATAGTTCGTGGTGCCGTACGCCGGGTCGCGAACCGGGACCAGACCGTCGATGCCGTCGAGCAACTCGTGGTACCGGGCGGCCAGCTCCCGGCGCTGGGCCACCAGTCCGGCCAGCCGGCCGAGCTGGACCAGGCCGACCGCGGCCTGGATGTCGGTCATCCGGTAGTTGTACGCCGTCTCCAGGTACGCCTCGAGCACCGGCTGCGAGCTCTTGTGCCGGTCGGCCGCCGACACGTTCATCCCGTGCTCCCGCAGCCGCCGCAGTCGCACGGCCGCCTCCGCGTCGTCCACGGTGACCATGCCGCCCTCGCCGGTGGTGAGCACCTTGCGCGGGTGGAACGACCAGGCCGCGACGGCGGCGCCGGTTCCCGCGGGCGTACCGTAAGCGGTTGATCCCGCCGCGCAGGCGGCGTCCTCGACGAGCGCCAGACCCCAGCCCTCAGCGGCCTTGCGCAGCCCCACGGTGTCGAACGGCACGCCGCCCTGGTGCACCGCGATGATCGCTCTGGTCCGCGGGGTGCGCACCGCGTCGATCGTCTCGACGGTCAGGTTCCCGGTGGCCAGGTCCACGTCGGCGAAGATCGGCGTCGCGCCGACGTAACGGACCGCGTTCGCCGTGGCGATGAACGACAGCGACGGGACGATGACCTCGTCACCCGGTGCGATGCCGTGCAGGACCAGGGCCAGGTGCAGCGCCGTCGTGCAGGAGCTGACCGCGACACCGTGCCCGGCGCCGACCGTGGCCGCGAACTCCTTCTCGAACTGCGCGACCCGCGGGCCCTGGGCGACCCAGCCGGAACGGACCGCGTCCGCCGCCGCCTGGGCTTCCTCTTCCCCGAGCATGGGGATCATCACGGGGATCACTTGGACGCCCGCCACCAGTCGACGAGCTGCTGGAGACCCTCGGTGAGGCTGATCTCGGCGCGGAAGCCGATCTTCTCGGACGCCGCGTCGGTGGAGGCCAGCCGGCGGGTCACGCCGTTGACCGCGCGGGCCGGGCCGTGCTCCGGCGCCAGGTCCGACTTCATCACCGCGGAGAGCGCGGCGGCCAGCTCCTTGAGGCTGGTCTCCTCGCCGGACGCGATGTTGAACACGTCGTCGGTGACGTCCGCCTTCGCCGCCAGGATGTTGGCGCGAGCGATGTCGGCCACGTGCACGAAGTCCATGGTCTGCAGGCCGTCGCCGAGGATCAGCGGGGGAGTGCCCGACTCGATCCGCTCCATCCACCGGATCAGCACCTCGGTGTACAGGCCGTAGATGTCCATCCGCGGGCCGTACACGTTGAAGTACCGCAGCGCGACGTAGTCCAGATCCTTCATGGCCTTGAAGCTGCGCAGGGTGGCCTCGTTGAACGCCTTGGCCGCGCCGTAGAACGTGTCGTTGTTGTACGGGTGGTGACGCTCGGTCGTCGGGAACTCCTCGGCCAGCCCGTAGACCGACGCCGACGAGGACGCGATGACCTTCTTCACGCCGGCCTCGGCGGCCGCCTCGACCACGTTGAACGTGCCGTCGACCAGCACCTCGTTGGCCAGCCGCGGCTCCTCGGCACACTGCGTGATCCGGATCGCGGCCAGGTGGAACACCAGGTCCTTGCCGGCGGTCACCGACCGCACCAGCTCCACGTCGCGGATGTCGCCCTCGACCAGCGTGACCGGCCCGTTCTCCAGCGCCCAGGCCAGGTTCTCGCGCCGGCCGCGGACGAAGTTGTCCAGGACGACGATCTCCGCGGCCCCGCCCCGGACGAGTTCGTCGACCACGTGCGAGCCGATGGTGCCCGCCCCGCCGGTGACCAGGGCGCGCGCGCCCTCGATCGATACAGCCGTCACGCCATGTGCCCTTCGTTGAGCTTGATCATCGTGCCGCCCTCGGCAAGGCTACGGGAGGCCGCCTGGAGCAGCTCCAGCACCCGCAGGCCGGAGCGGCCGTCGGTGAGCGCGGGCGTCTTCGTGGTGATCGCCCGTGCGTATTCCTCGACCATGGTGCGCAGCGCCTCCCGCTCGGTCAGCGCCGGCGCCACCATGTCGCCGGACCGGTACGAGATCAGGATGTCCCGGCGCTGCTCGTCGCCGAGCTCGTCCGGCGACGCCACGTCGACGCCCCGGTCGTAGATGGCCAGCCGCTGGCTGGGGTTGAGGTCGTCCCACACCAGCGTCCGCTTCGAACCGCCGAAGATCGCGGTGCGGATCTTCACGGGGACAGCCAGTTGACGTGGATGTGCGCGATCGCGCCGTTGCTCAGCTGGAGCGTCAGGTAGGCCACGCAGGCCCGGCCCGCGCCGATGCCGTCCGCGCCGTGCGCGGCCACCGCCACCGGGGTGAGACCCTCGGGCAGCACGAAGTCCAGGATCGACAGGTCGTGCGGCGCCAGGTCCCAGAGCACGTCGATGTCCCGCTGCACCAGGCCCAGGTTGATCCGGACCGAGTCCAGGAAGTGCAGCTCACCCAGCTCGCCGGCGTGCAGCAGCTCACGGATGCGCAGCACCGCGGGGGTGTAGCAGTAGGTGTGGTCGCACATCAGGGTCAGGCCGCGCTCGTCGGCCTCCTCGACCAGCTGCCGGCCCTCCTCGTAGGTGGCCGCCAGCGGCTTCTCGACCAGCACGTGCTTGCCGGCGCGCAGCGCGGCCAGGGCGACCTTCAGGTGGGTGCCGGCCGGGGTGGCGATCGCCACCGCCTGCACCTGTGGGTCGGCCAGGACCTCCTCCAGGTCGGCGGTGACCTGGACGGTGGAATATCCACCGAGGACCCGGCGGGCCCGGTCGACGTCGAGGTCACAGAGCCAGTGCAGCCGGAACTGCGGGCTGGCCTGGAAGTTGCGGACGAGGTTGGGGCCCCAGTACCCGGCCCCGATGACGGCGATGCCGATCGGCTCGGACGCGTTCAACAGACTTCCGATCTTTGTCAGGTCAGCACGGACTCACAAACCCTTGGCAAGCTATCGATCCCCTTAGGAAGAGCGCTAGATCGCTGACGGATTTCCGGCGGGGCCGGAGCCGAAGCTGACCCGTTCGGCCGTTCGAGGTACGCCTGTCGGTCACCCCTCGGGCAAACCAATGGTCACTTCGGAGGAACTCGTCGTGTTGCTGACATCACCGGCGACGGCTTCCGTCTACCCTGGCCCGGATCTTGCCCTCCCTGAAAGGCCACCGATGACCGACGTCACCGTCGCGCCCACCGCGGACCTCGACCCCCGTGCCCAGGTCGGCGCCGGCACCCGGATCTGGCACCTGGCCCAGATCCGCGAGGATGCCCGCCTCGGTCAGAACTGCACCATCGGCCGCGGCGCCTACGTCGGCCCCGGCGTGGTCATCGGCGACAACGTCAAGCTGCAGAACCACGCCCTCGTCTACGAGCCGGCCCGCCTCGCCGACGGCGTCTTCATCGGCCCGGCCGCGGTGCTCACCAACGACGAGTACCCGCGCGCGGTCACCCCGGAGGGCCGCCTCAAGACCGGCGACGACTGGCACGCGGTCGGCGTCACGATCGGCGAGGGCGCGGCGATCGGCGCCCGCGCGGTCTGCGTCGCCCCGGTCACCGTCGGCCGCTGGGCCCTGGTCGCCGCCGGCGCCGTGGTGACCAAGGACGTACCGGACTTCGCGCTGGTCGTCGGCGTTCCGGCACGCCGCGTCGGCTGGGTCGGCCGGGCCGGCCGCCCGTTGACCGCGAAGGACGGCGGCGTCTGGGTCTGCCCGGAGACCGGAGCGGAGTTCCACGAGACCGACGGACTGCTGACCGAGGCCTGACCCACGGTCCGCGTCCGCTTCCGATCACCGGCGATTTCGGTACGCCCAGAGCCGGCGCGCCGCGGCCCGTCAGGCCTGCGCGCTGATCCTTACCGGACGCAGCACCATCAGCGGCCCTTCCGGAGCCACCGCCATGGCGAACGGGAACCGGTCCGTCTCCAGACAGAGCGCGACGTCGTCGGCATGTACCCCGGGCAGCCCCTGCCGCACCCCGTCCGCGATGTCGGCGGCGGCCCGGGACCCGGCGGCCCGCGCGATGAACGCCGCCGGATCGGTCTCCGTCCCGGCGGCCCGCCCGGCGATGTACTGAGCGCAGGCCAGATCCTCCTCGGCCCGCCCCGCACCGCCGGTGACCACGAACGTGACCTGATCACCGCCGTGCGCTCGCAACGCCCGGGCGGTCGCCTCCGCCACCACGAAGCTCGCGCACAGCAACAGCTCCGCGCCCTTGGCCGCGTGCACCCCGACCGTCCCGTTGGTGGTCTTCTGCACGACCGTCCGTCCGGTGAGGTCCATCGACGCCAGCATCCCCGGCGAGTTGACCGTGTCGAACCCGGCCGCCGGCGGACCGTCCTTGAGCGTCACCCAGTCCGGATGGCCGCCCTTGAGCTCGAGCGCCTCCTCCAGCGAAGCGGCGAGAACCACTTTCTCCGCCCCGCGATCGAAGGCCCACGCCGTCACCGTGAAGGCCCGCATCACATCGATCACGACCGCGACCGGCGCCACGTCGGTCACCTCGGCGATCCCCGCATACCGAACGTCCATCCACCGATGATCTCGCCCCCGGAATCGAGTCGTGCCGCTGGCCCCGCCCCGATACCGTGCGGCGATGGACAACCCGGCGGCCCGATTCCGCGATCCCACGTGGGAGTACACCCTGGTCGCCCTGGCCGGCCAGCCGATCGACGTGGTCTGCCCCCGCTGCGCGGCGCGCGCTCGGGTGATCACCCCGCCGGGCGCCGGGGCCCCGCTCGTCGCGGGGGTGGACGCCCAGGTGATCCTGGACGCGGCCGCCGCGGCGGATCGCCTGCGGCGCCTGGTCTGCTCGGCCTGCGGCTACACCCGGACCGCGTCGCCCCCGACCTCATCGCCCAGCAGGGGTGGCCCCGTCGACCCGTTCTTCCGGCAGCCCCTCTTTCTGACCACCCGGGTCCGTGGCCACCACCTGTGGGCCTACCATCGCCCGCACCTGGACCTGCTGACCCGGTTCATCGCCGCCGGCCTGCGCGAGCGCGGCCCGGGCGGCGGCTGTGTGATGTCCCTGCTCGAAAGACTCCCGCCCTGGATGAAGTCCGCCCGCAACCGCGACGACCTCCTGGCCGCCCTCGCCGATCTGGGCAAACGCCTCGACGGCTCCCGATGACCGGGGCCGGACGTCACCGGCCGGGCAGGCTCAGGCTGAGATAGGTCAGGTCGCGCAGCATCCCCGGCGCCAGGGGCAGGCCGGTGACGTGCTCGGCGAGCGCGAAGGCCCGCAGCGTGGCCTGCTCGTCGAAGTCCGCGTTTTCGTCACCCTCATCGGTCACGTCGAAGCCCAGCCGCACCATGTCGTCGAGCAGCGCATCCGGCTCGCTGCCCTCCCGATACCCCGGCGAGTCCGGGTTGAAGGACACCCGCACCTCACCGTCCTCCACCCAGAGGAACGCCGGGTCATGGTGCTCGGACTCGTAGACCACGGCCACGCTGGTGCCCTGGGACAGTGGCCGGTTGGCCGGCTCGAACAGCAGCCGCCCGCGGAACGCCTCGACGATGACCGCGCCGCCCGGCAGCTCGGCGACCGCGACGAACGGCGACCCCGCGGGAAGCTGCGCCAGCCCCCGCACCCAGGCGATCTCGGTGCCGCCCAGCCGGCCGGCGACCTGCGCCGCGGTCAGCCCGCGGGCGAAGGCCAGGCAGTAGTCGAGGCCGAGTTCGTCCTCGTGCACCGCGAAGCGCTCAAGATCCATTGCCGTAGCGTAAAGCGTGGGTACGACAACTTCGCTGCTGGAATGCGTGGCTGATTCTCGGAAATCTCCGCAACGGGCAGCGCGTCGTGACGGCGTGTGCCGGAGTGCGATACGCTCCGGCAACGATGTCGATCGATTGACTCGGGACGGCTGGGAGCGCTCCCGGTCGGCGCGTGGGGCAGGGTCAGGGAGAGTGTTGCGATGTCCGATGTCGTCTCGATCCGCGCGGGTGAAGCGGAGGGCGGCACCTCGGCGATGACGGCGCCGGACCCGGTCGGCGGCGGACCGCTCGGTGGACTGCGTCTCGTGGCGCCCGCCGTCGGGCTGTACCTGATGCTGCGCATGTTCAGCCTCGAAGTCATGTACGTGCTGGCCGGCTACGCCCACGCCCGGTCGCCGGGCCGGCAGGTCTACCCCGACGGCTCGATCAACAACCAGTGGCGCGGGTTCACCTCGTTCGCGGACGCGCTCGTCTCGTGGGACGGGCAGTGGTACATCAAAATCGCCGGGAGTGGCCTGGGCGGACCGGTCGGCGCCCTCGACCCCGACGGGGTGCCGTACGAACTGCGGCTCGCGTTCTTCCCGCTCTACCCCTGGCTCGCCCGCCCGCTGACCTACCTGCCGTTCGTCACGCCGGTCGCCGCGTGCCTGATCGTCTCGTTCCTGTCGGCCGTCGCCGCCGCCGCGGGCCTCTACCTCATCGGCCGACGCCTGCACGGTCACCGGGCCGGGCTGATGCTCGCCGCACTGTGGGCGGTCGTGCCCGCCGCCATGACGCAGAACGGCGCGTACACCGAGTCGCTCTTCACCGCCCTGGCGGTCTGGGCGCTGTACGCCGTGCTCACCGAACGCTGGCTGCTCGCCGGGACGCTCGCCGCGATCGGCGGGCTCAGCCGGCCCACCGCCGTCGCGCTGATCGGCACCGTCGGCCTGGCCGCGCTGGTCGCCGCGGTCAGTCGCCGGGGCGGCTGGCGGCCGTACGCCGCGATGCTGCTCGCCCCGCTCGGGCTGCTGGCCTACTTCGCGTTCGCGTCGGCCCGGCTCGGTGGCTTCACGAAGTACACCGAGATCCACCACAACACGTTCGGCGCGCGCTGGGACAACGGGGAGAACACCTGGGGGATGGTCTCGGACATCCTGATCGGGGTGGACGACGACAACGCCGCCAAGCCGATCCGGGTGCTGTCCCTGGTGATCCTGGCCGGCTTCATCGTGCTGCTCCTGCTGCTGGTCCGCCGCGCGCCGTGGCAGCTGACCGTTTTCGCCGCCGCGATGCTGGTGATGGCGACCGGCACGAGCACCCACATCTCGATGATCGGCCGGCACCTGCTGCCCGCGTTCCCGGTCCTGCTCGTCCCGGCCGTCCTGCTGGCCCGCGCCACGACGCGCGACCGGATCGTCGTGCTCGGCGCGCTCGCCCTGCTGTCCGGCTGGTACGCGGGCTGGCTCCCGTTCATCTCCGGCCAGGCGATCTGACGGAGAGCGCCGCCCGGCCACCCCGCAGGGATGAGGTGTGCGGCGGGCCGCTGAGCGACCGTTCGTGACATGGCTATCGACACGTTTCTGGTCTATGTAGGTGTTTACCCGACTGTGGAGTCCGCGATCAGCGACTACGACGCGGTCAAGTCGCTGCACCGGGACGCGGGTCTGATCGACGCGTACGACGCCGCGGTGCTGGAGCGGCGATCGGACGGCAAGACGAAGATCGTCAAGAAGCACGAGACCCCGACCCGCGCGGGTGGCGTGCTCGGCGGCAGCGTCGGCCTGGCCACCGGCCTGGTCGTGGCGCTGTTCCCGATCGCCGGGCTGGGCGGCGGCCTGCTCGCGGCGACCACCGGCGGCGGCGCGCTGGTCGGGGCGCTGGCCGGGCACGCGGCCGGCGGGATGAGCCGGCACGACCTCAAGGAGCTCGGCGAATACCTCGACGAGGGCCAGGCCGGGCTGGTCGTGGTGGCGGTCGCCGACATGGGTGCCAAGGTCGAGCGGGCGATGGTGCAGGCCGACAAGATCGCCACCCGCGACCTCAAGGCCGACCCGGAGGAGATCGAGCAGGACGCGCGGCTCGCGACCGCCTGATGTTCATCGACGGACATCATCCGGGGTGGAGGATGCCGGCCGCCATGACCTGGGGGAGCGTGGCGGCATGGCAGACAGCGGGCGCCGGATCGGCGCGGTTCGAGTACTCGCAATCCTGGTGATGGTCGCCGCGGGCATCCTGATCGTGGCCGGGGTGACGACCTACACGGTGGTCAGCACCACCCTCGCGAATCAGCACATCACGGTGTCCGACGACGCCGAGCACTTCGCCGGGCAGAAGGTCAACCAGCCCTGGGAGGCATACGCCCAGGCGAACGTGATCGCCAAGCACGCCAGTGACATGGCCGGCGGCAAGACCTACGCCGAGCTGCCGCGCGACGATCCCAACCGGAACTCCGTGATGAACGCGTCCTTCCTCCAGGCGTCGCTGTTCACCTCGGTCGTCGCGTTCGGCGTCGCCGCCCTGGCGGTCGGCCTGGGCGTCGTGTTCTTCCTGATCGCCATGGCCCTGAACCGGTTGTCCCGCCGCGACGTGGTCGCCGCCGCCACCTGACCTGCGAGCCCGCCGGTCCCGTGGCAGGCTGAGGCGGTGAGCAGTGACTTCGCGTTCTGGAAGACCGCCGTCAGCGTTCCGGAGGACACCTACGACAGTCTGGCCGAGGGATACAGCAATGGGCTGGAGCCGCACCCGGACGTCACCGCTTTCCGTGGTGAGCTGCTCAAACGCTGGCCCGACCTGGCCGACGTGCTGGAGCCGATCGAGCAGGACGTGATCGACGACCCGGACGACGGCGCCAAATACGTCC
Above is a genomic segment from Actinoplanes ianthinogenes containing:
- a CDS encoding ABC transporter ATP-binding protein codes for the protein MEVQALQGLDLVVNRGEMVAVVGASGSGKSTLLSILAGIDAPTAGKARVEDWDLLSMSRADRVRYRRQTVGFVRQQTASNLVPYLTSRQVIDLPMVAARKPAKQRRERTEELLDALGVTDCADRRPAQMSGGQQQRVAIAVALANRPHVLFADEPTGELDTATSAEVFGALRDVNQRYGVTVVVVTHDAEVSGQVERTVAIRDGRTSSEVLRRTATTEDGDTHVIAEEYAVMDRAGRVQIPREYRDALQLTRRVRLALESTHVQIHPDQDLQ
- a CDS encoding DegT/DnrJ/EryC1/StrS family aminotransferase yields the protein MLGEEEAQAAADAVRSGWVAQGPRVAQFEKEFAATVGAGHGVAVSSCTTALHLALVLHGIAPGDEVIVPSLSFIATANAVRYVGATPIFADVDLATGNLTVETIDAVRTPRTRAIIAVHQGGVPFDTVGLRKAAEGWGLALVEDAACAAGSTAYGTPAGTGAAVAAWSFHPRKVLTTGEGGMVTVDDAEAAVRLRRLREHGMNVSAADRHKSSQPVLEAYLETAYNYRMTDIQAAVGLVQLGRLAGLVAQRRELAARYHELLDGIDGLVPVRDPAYGTTNYQSFWVLLTPDYRTDRDEVLAELAKRGVSARRGIMAAHLEPAYADVTAAPLPVTEQITRDSLILPLHHKITDDDQKYIVGILRELA
- a CDS encoding NAD-dependent epimerase/dehydratase family protein — translated: MTAVSIEGARALVTGGAGTIGSHVVDELVRGGAAEIVVLDNFVRGRRENLAWALENGPVTLVEGDIRDVELVRSVTAGKDLVFHLAAIRITQCAEEPRLANEVLVDGTFNVVEAAAEAGVKKVIASSSASVYGLAEEFPTTERHHPYNNDTFYGAAKAFNEATLRSFKAMKDLDYVALRYFNVYGPRMDIYGLYTEVLIRWMERIESGTPPLILGDGLQTMDFVHVADIARANILAAKADVTDDVFNIASGEETSLKELAAALSAVMKSDLAPEHGPARAVNGVTRRLASTDAASEKIGFRAEISLTEGLQQLVDWWRASK
- a CDS encoding Gfo/Idh/MocA family protein, which encodes MNASEPIGIAVIGAGYWGPNLVRNFQASPQFRLHWLCDLDVDRARRVLGGYSTVQVTADLEEVLADPQVQAVAIATPAGTHLKVALAALRAGKHVLVEKPLAATYEEGRQLVEEADERGLTLMCDHTYCYTPAVLRIRELLHAGELGELHFLDSVRINLGLVQRDIDVLWDLAPHDLSILDFVLPEGLTPVAVAAHGADGIGAGRACVAYLTLQLSNGAIAHIHVNWLSP
- a CDS encoding acyltransferase; its protein translation is MTDVTVAPTADLDPRAQVGAGTRIWHLAQIREDARLGQNCTIGRGAYVGPGVVIGDNVKLQNHALVYEPARLADGVFIGPAAVLTNDEYPRAVTPEGRLKTGDDWHAVGVTIGEGAAIGARAVCVAPVTVGRWALVAAGAVVTKDVPDFALVVGVPARRVGWVGRAGRPLTAKDGGVWVCPETGAEFHETDGLLTEA
- a CDS encoding 2-phosphosulfolactate phosphatase, with amino-acid sequence MDVRYAGIAEVTDVAPVAVVIDVMRAFTVTAWAFDRGAEKVVLAASLEEALELKGGHPDWVTLKDGPPAAGFDTVNSPGMLASMDLTGRTVVQKTTNGTVGVHAAKGAELLLCASFVVAEATARALRAHGGDQVTFVVTGGAGRAEEDLACAQYIAGRAAGTETDPAAFIARAAGSRAAADIADGVRQGLPGVHADDVALCLETDRFPFAMAVAPEGPLMVLRPVRISAQA
- a CDS encoding TFIIB-type zinc ribbon-containing protein — encoded protein: MDNPAARFRDPTWEYTLVALAGQPIDVVCPRCAARARVITPPGAGAPLVAGVDAQVILDAAAAADRLRRLVCSACGYTRTASPPTSSPSRGGPVDPFFRQPLFLTTRVRGHHLWAYHRPHLDLLTRFIAAGLRERGPGGGCVMSLLERLPPWMKSARNRDDLLAALADLGKRLDGSR
- a CDS encoding DUF6461 domain-containing protein; this encodes MDLERFAVHEDELGLDYCLAFARGLTAAQVAGRLGGTEIAWVRGLAQLPAGSPFVAVAELPGGAVIVEAFRGRLLFEPANRPLSQGTSVAVVYESEHHDPAFLWVEDGEVRVSFNPDSPGYREGSEPDALLDDMVRLGFDVTDEGDENADFDEQATLRAFALAEHVTGLPLAPGMLRDLTYLSLSLPGR
- a CDS encoding glycosyltransferase family 39 protein, translated to MSDVVSIRAGEAEGGTSAMTAPDPVGGGPLGGLRLVAPAVGLYLMLRMFSLEVMYVLAGYAHARSPGRQVYPDGSINNQWRGFTSFADALVSWDGQWYIKIAGSGLGGPVGALDPDGVPYELRLAFFPLYPWLARPLTYLPFVTPVAACLIVSFLSAVAAAAGLYLIGRRLHGHRAGLMLAALWAVVPAAMTQNGAYTESLFTALAVWALYAVLTERWLLAGTLAAIGGLSRPTAVALIGTVGLAALVAAVSRRGGWRPYAAMLLAPLGLLAYFAFASARLGGFTKYTEIHHNTFGARWDNGENTWGMVSDILIGVDDDNAAKPIRVLSLVILAGFIVLLLLLVRRAPWQLTVFAAAMLVMATGTSTHISMIGRHLLPAFPVLLVPAVLLARATTRDRIVVLGALALLSGWYAGWLPFISGQAI
- a CDS encoding DUF1269 domain-containing protein — translated: MAIDTFLVYVGVYPTVESAISDYDAVKSLHRDAGLIDAYDAAVLERRSDGKTKIVKKHETPTRAGGVLGGSVGLATGLVVALFPIAGLGGGLLAATTGGGALVGALAGHAAGGMSRHDLKELGEYLDEGQAGLVVVAVADMGAKVERAMVQADKIATRDLKADPEEIEQDARLATA
- a CDS encoding aromatic ring-opening dioxygenase LigA, with the protein product MADSGRRIGAVRVLAILVMVAAGILIVAGVTTYTVVSTTLANQHITVSDDAEHFAGQKVNQPWEAYAQANVIAKHASDMAGGKTYAELPRDDPNRNSVMNASFLQASLFTSVVAFGVAALAVGLGVVFFLIAMALNRLSRRDVVAAAT